A DNA window from Halomonas zincidurans B6 contains the following coding sequences:
- a CDS encoding bifunctional enoyl-CoA hydratase/phosphate acetyltransferase yields the protein MAAQDTLPHDHPVGDRHRQLIDATRGYPPIRTAVVHPCDELSLGGALAAWRQGVIEPLLVGPRARIEATAEKLDADLDELRIVDTPHSHASAEAAVRIAASGEARALMKGALHTDELMSVVLAREAGLRSERQMSHIYALDVASYPRPLLITDGALHIQPDLSAKRDIVQNAIDLAHALGLERPRVAILSAVETVNPRIPSTLDAAALCKMSQRSQIAGGDLDGPLAIDNAVSVAAARAKGLDSAVAGRADVLVAPDLEAANMIAKLLIHLAGAQAAGLVMGAQVPIMLTSRSDDIATRLASAALACLVVLHSDSQP from the coding sequence ATGGCGGCTCAAGACACCCTGCCCCACGATCACCCGGTCGGCGATCGCCACCGGCAACTGATCGATGCGACCCGCGGCTACCCGCCCATCCGCACCGCCGTGGTCCACCCGTGTGACGAGCTGTCCCTGGGCGGAGCGCTGGCCGCCTGGCGCCAGGGAGTGATCGAGCCGCTGCTGGTCGGCCCGCGAGCCCGCATCGAGGCGACCGCCGAGAAGCTCGATGCCGATCTCGACGAATTGAGGATCGTCGATACCCCGCATAGCCATGCCTCGGCGGAAGCCGCCGTCAGGATCGCAGCCAGCGGCGAGGCGCGGGCGCTGATGAAAGGCGCCCTGCATACCGATGAGCTGATGAGCGTGGTGCTCGCCCGCGAGGCCGGCCTACGCAGCGAACGCCAGATGAGCCATATCTATGCGCTGGATGTCGCCAGCTACCCACGGCCGCTGCTGATTACCGATGGCGCCCTGCATATCCAGCCCGACCTGTCCGCCAAGCGCGACATCGTCCAGAACGCCATCGATCTCGCCCACGCGCTGGGCCTGGAGCGTCCCAGAGTGGCGATCCTCTCGGCGGTCGAGACCGTCAACCCACGCATCCCCTCGACGCTCGATGCCGCGGCGCTGTGCAAGATGAGTCAGCGCAGCCAGATCGCCGGCGGCGATCTCGACGGCCCGCTGGCCATCGACAACGCGGTTTCGGTAGCGGCGGCCCGCGCCAAGGGTCTCGACTCGGCGGTCGCCGGCCGCGCCGACGTTCTGGTGGCGCCCGATCTGGAAGCGGCCAACATGATCGCCAAACTGTTGATCCATCTCGCAGGCGCCCAGGCCGCCGGGCTGGTGATGGGGGCCCAGGTGCCGATCATGCTGACCAGCCGCAGCGACGATATCGCCACCCGTCTCGCATCGGCGGCGCTGGCCTGCCTGGTGGTACTGCACAGCGACAGCCAGCCATGA
- a CDS encoding glycosyltransferase — MAQEKNLDLLVETFTAMQAVQPDLQPLVVGDGPQRAALEKRLPGTIFTGFIDNESLARHYASADLFVFPSRSETYGNVVAEAMASGLGIVAFDYAAAAMLIDHDRNGLKADFHDSAAFVAHAAALCRNSAQTAWLGRAARQRVERQAWSRVADDFLATLLQVQETAHGKPYSAGI; from the coding sequence ATCGCCCAGGAAAAGAACCTCGATCTGCTGGTCGAGACCTTCACGGCGATGCAGGCCGTGCAGCCCGATCTTCAACCGCTGGTGGTCGGCGATGGGCCTCAGCGGGCAGCACTTGAGAAGCGCCTGCCCGGCACAATCTTCACCGGTTTCATCGACAACGAGTCGCTGGCTCGCCATTACGCCAGCGCCGATCTGTTCGTCTTCCCCTCGCGCTCGGAGACCTACGGCAACGTGGTCGCCGAAGCCATGGCCAGCGGCCTGGGCATCGTAGCCTTCGATTACGCGGCCGCCGCCATGCTGATCGACCACGATCGCAATGGCCTCAAGGCCGACTTCCACGATAGCGCCGCCTTCGTCGCCCATGCCGCGGCGCTGTGTCGCAATTCCGCCCAGACCGCGTGGCTGGGACGCGCCGCTCGCCAACGGGTCGAGCGGCAGGCCTGGTCACGGGTTGCCGATGACTTTCTCGCCACCCTGCTACAGGTTCAGGAGACGGCACATGGAAAACCGTACTCTGCAGGCATTTGA
- a CDS encoding glycosyltransferase, with amino-acid sequence MRLAMVSETWAPDINGVAHTLHQLSQALIQRGVTLQLIRPRPFQPGNAAGMEHELQVTGFRAPTYPDVRLGMPARKALTRLWREAPPDAIYIATEGPLGWAALNLARRLGIPAVSGFHTNFDHYAGDYGLCWLEAPIRATLRYFHNRSQATLVPTGGVACRPDRPGKEPRSAGRDLHGDAGRAARSSTAGGRRWASAGST; translated from the coding sequence ATGCGCCTCGCCATGGTCAGCGAAACCTGGGCCCCCGACATCAATGGGGTCGCTCATACACTCCATCAACTCAGCCAGGCACTGATCCAGCGCGGTGTGACGCTGCAACTGATCCGCCCCCGCCCCTTCCAACCCGGCAATGCGGCGGGCATGGAGCACGAGCTGCAGGTCACCGGATTTCGCGCCCCGACCTACCCCGACGTGCGCCTCGGCATGCCGGCGCGCAAGGCGCTGACCCGGCTGTGGCGAGAAGCCCCTCCCGACGCCATTTATATCGCCACCGAAGGCCCGCTGGGCTGGGCGGCACTCAACCTCGCCAGGCGGCTGGGCATCCCCGCCGTCAGCGGCTTTCACACCAACTTCGATCACTACGCCGGCGACTATGGCCTGTGCTGGCTCGAAGCGCCGATACGCGCCACGCTGCGCTATTTTCACAACCGCAGCCAGGCCACGCTGGTGCCGACCGGTGGCGTTGCATGTCGGCCGGATCGCCCAGGAAAAGAACCTCGATCTGCTGGTCGAGACCTTCACGGCGATGCAGGCCGTGCAGCCCGATCTTCAACCGCTGGTGGTCGGCGATGGGCCTCAGCGGGCAGCACTTGA
- a CDS encoding MFS transporter — MRGLPSTLPILFVCEISFLLGHGLIMTLLGVRMSLEGFPSQMAGLLMSSFSLGFVLGSYFLEKRIRSVGHIRVFAACAAMLAVTAMLHGIWINPWAWLVWRVAGGAATAGLLMVMESWVSGESNNENRGKVLGWYLVISTLSLAGGQWMLNIADPASYVLFSVAGMLFALSLVPLSIHRIHGPSQSSHDVAHKIRLKELYKRAPVGLVGAFTAGLMAQAYFAMTPFFGQEIGLSTSQTAQFMATTTLVALVAQWSLGRISDRLDRRKVILCMAAVMAVTGAFISLAANYSYLALLIVACLHTAMLLTLYSLSLAHTNDWLGPSEIIAANAKLMIWYGIGSIIGPFSASLVMQVLGPEGLWLFLGAAALALAIFVMVRLYNAPSVTEEPIAQEPYAPMPILETPHYHSELDPRHEPHQLELDFSHHDYENAAFNEAPTGGEALAEQQMDPAERRGRAALGAAGRHIYPDRAD; from the coding sequence TTGCGCGGCTTGCCGTCAACCCTGCCGATTCTTTTCGTCTGCGAAATAAGCTTCCTGCTCGGCCACGGACTGATCATGACCCTGCTCGGGGTGCGCATGTCCCTGGAGGGCTTCCCGTCGCAAATGGCGGGCCTGTTGATGTCGAGCTTCTCGCTGGGCTTCGTGCTGGGTAGCTACTTTCTCGAAAAACGCATCCGTTCGGTGGGGCACATCCGGGTATTCGCCGCCTGTGCGGCGATGCTCGCGGTTACCGCAATGCTGCATGGCATCTGGATCAACCCCTGGGCCTGGTTGGTCTGGCGGGTCGCCGGGGGCGCGGCCACCGCTGGCCTGCTGATGGTGATGGAGTCGTGGGTTTCGGGCGAATCGAACAACGAGAACCGCGGCAAGGTGCTGGGCTGGTACTTGGTGATCTCGACCCTGTCGCTGGCGGGGGGGCAGTGGATGCTCAACATCGCCGACCCGGCTTCCTACGTGCTGTTCTCGGTGGCCGGCATGCTGTTCGCGCTGTCGCTGGTGCCGTTGTCGATCCATCGTATCCACGGGCCTTCGCAGTCGAGCCATGACGTGGCCCACAAGATCAGGCTCAAGGAGCTGTACAAGCGGGCCCCGGTGGGGCTGGTGGGGGCTTTCACCGCGGGCCTGATGGCTCAGGCATACTTCGCCATGACGCCGTTCTTCGGTCAGGAGATCGGGCTGTCAACGAGCCAGACCGCCCAGTTCATGGCCACCACCACGCTGGTCGCGCTGGTTGCGCAATGGTCATTGGGGCGGATTTCCGATCGTCTCGACCGGCGCAAGGTAATCCTGTGCATGGCCGCGGTGATGGCGGTGACCGGGGCCTTCATCTCGTTGGCTGCCAACTACAGCTATCTGGCGCTGCTGATCGTGGCCTGCCTGCATACGGCGATGCTGCTCACGCTGTACTCGCTGAGCCTGGCGCACACCAACGACTGGCTCGGGCCTTCCGAAATCATCGCCGCCAACGCCAAGCTGATGATCTGGTATGGCATCGGTTCGATCATCGGTCCGTTCAGCGCCTCGCTGGTCATGCAGGTGCTGGGGCCGGAAGGACTGTGGCTGTTCCTCGGCGCCGCCGCGCTGGCGCTGGCGATATTCGTGATGGTGCGCCTGTACAATGCGCCGAGCGTCACCGAAGAGCCGATCGCCCAGGAGCCCTATGCGCCCATGCCGATTCTGGAGACGCCGCACTATCATAGCGAGCTCGATCCCCGCCACGAGCCGCATCAGCTGGAACTCGACTTCAGCCATCATGACTACGAAAACGCCGCTTTCAACGAGGCGCCGACCGGGGGCGAGGCATTGGCCGAGCAGCAGATGGACCCCGCCGAGCGGCGTGGGCGGGCGGCGCTCGGCGCGGCCGGCAGGCATATCTACCCCGATCGGGCCGACTGA
- a CDS encoding GrxA family glutaredoxin, giving the protein MITVIFGRSGCPFCVRAKDLAERLSTARDDFEYRYIDIHEEGITKADMEKTIGKPVETVPQIFVDQTHIGGFTEFDQYVRENELMPESVS; this is encoded by the coding sequence ATGATCACCGTTATCTTCGGACGTTCCGGTTGCCCTTTCTGTGTACGTGCCAAGGACCTTGCCGAGCGGCTCAGCACCGCACGCGATGACTTCGAGTACCGGTACATCGACATCCACGAGGAAGGCATCACCAAGGCCGACATGGAAAAGACCATCGGCAAGCCGGTCGAGACCGTGCCGCAGATCTTCGTCGATCAGACGCACATCGGCGGGTTCACCGAGTTCGACCAGTACGTACGTGAAAACGAGTTGATGCCCGAAAGCGTCAGTTGA
- a CDS encoding LysM peptidoglycan-binding domain-containing protein produces the protein MSIRPGDTLGELARRADVPLLRLQRFNPGVKARQLRVGQRILIPTQRERAPGGGPYRYQIRPGDTYTEVARLFDTTAARIQAANPRLSPGQLRVGQLIKVPLSGPSAGSTASRPRPAKPASTRTASLPDPGPLPKQQKNWPWPLDDYRLVRGFGPDSRGTLQPMLLATQQGKQAQAVADGEVSFANSMRQLGRVVIVHHPGNLQSVYALCGELKVKEGQSVKAGTPLCTVSRNATTGRYDLLFDVRYGGKPIDPRKVLR, from the coding sequence GTGAGCATTCGCCCCGGCGATACGCTCGGCGAACTGGCGCGCCGCGCCGATGTCCCGCTGTTGCGCCTGCAACGCTTCAATCCCGGCGTCAAGGCCCGCCAGTTGCGGGTCGGCCAGCGCATCCTGATCCCCACGCAACGCGAGCGCGCCCCGGGTGGCGGGCCGTATCGCTATCAGATACGGCCCGGCGATACGTATACCGAAGTGGCGCGGCTTTTCGACACGACAGCGGCGCGCATTCAGGCCGCCAACCCACGACTGTCCCCTGGCCAGCTCAGGGTTGGCCAACTCATCAAGGTTCCCCTGTCGGGCCCGTCCGCCGGGAGCACCGCCAGTCGCCCCCGGCCCGCGAAACCCGCCTCGACCCGCACCGCCAGCCTGCCCGACCCCGGCCCGTTGCCCAAGCAGCAAAAGAACTGGCCCTGGCCGCTCGACGATTATCGCCTGGTGCGCGGTTTCGGACCCGATTCGCGCGGCACCCTTCAGCCCATGCTGCTGGCCACCCAGCAGGGCAAGCAGGCGCAGGCGGTCGCCGATGGCGAGGTCAGCTTCGCCAACTCCATGCGCCAGCTCGGCCGGGTGGTGATCGTACATCACCCCGGCAATCTGCAGAGCGTCTACGCCCTGTGCGGCGAACTCAAGGTCAAGGAAGGCCAGTCGGTCAAGGCCGGCACGCCGCTGTGCACGGTCAGCCGCAACGCCACCACCGGCCGCTACGATCTGCTGTTCGACGTGCGTTACGGCGGCAAGCCCATCGACCCTCGCAAGGTGCTGCGCTGA
- a CDS encoding alpha-ketoglutarate-dependent dioxygenase AlkB family protein, giving the protein MPFIATSGWEVLLSRPPLLLYRHCLDAERADALLARLERELEWQRPELTLYGRRRPIPRSQVWMGDPEASYRYSQRDFQPEAWHPAVRELGDRVQSRVAEHDPDVRFNSVLINRYASGDERMGWHSDDEPELGSAPLVAALSLGAERPLRFRHRHEPRQAFNVWLPHASLLLMGRGCQRVLQHALLPRAIPGVRLSLTFRQVHGPGTPPST; this is encoded by the coding sequence ATGCCGTTCATCGCCACGTCAGGCTGGGAAGTCTTGCTATCCCGGCCTCCGCTACTGCTTTATCGCCACTGCCTGGATGCCGAGCGGGCCGATGCCCTGCTGGCACGCCTCGAGCGCGAGCTTGAGTGGCAGCGCCCCGAGCTGACGCTCTACGGGCGGCGCCGTCCCATACCGCGCAGCCAGGTGTGGATGGGCGATCCCGAGGCCAGCTACCGCTATTCACAGCGGGATTTCCAACCCGAGGCCTGGCATCCGGCGGTGCGCGAGCTGGGCGATCGCGTCCAGTCGCGGGTCGCCGAACACGACCCCGACGTGCGCTTCAACAGCGTGCTGATCAACCGCTACGCCAGCGGTGACGAGCGCATGGGCTGGCACAGCGACGACGAACCCGAACTCGGCTCAGCGCCGCTGGTCGCCGCGCTGAGCCTGGGCGCCGAACGGCCGCTGCGCTTTCGCCATCGCCATGAACCGCGCCAGGCCTTCAATGTCTGGCTTCCCCACGCCAGCCTGCTGCTCATGGGGCGCGGCTGTCAGCGCGTTCTCCAGCATGCGCTGCTGCCGCGGGCGATTCCCGGGGTCCGTCTCAGCCTGACCTTTCGTCAGGTACATGGACCCGGCACCCCGCCGTCGACTTGA
- a CDS encoding acetyltransferase yields MSTLKGLVSLLLLIFCTLFWGVPLLILTTLKLITPTRRLRLHVLGGLNQVALAWLGTNLWWMRRWIRPLLDIHVPEGLSPHQWWLVIANHRSWTDIFVLQMALHRRIPMPRFFIKRELIWVPIVGIAFWALEFPFMRRYKRHQLARNPALAERDRRATKRLCEHAQQMPVAIYNFVEGTRFTSAKQRAQDSPYRHLLRPKAGGSAQVINLLGTRLNGVLDVTLSYARKRPNFWDFLCGREGPMTLYARHIELPTWMLGGDYHQDPHYKERFQQWLNALWQEKDARLDSLR; encoded by the coding sequence ATGTCGACCCTGAAGGGGCTCGTCAGCCTGCTACTGCTGATTTTCTGCACGCTGTTCTGGGGCGTTCCACTGCTAATCCTGACAACGCTCAAGCTGATCACCCCGACCCGCCGCCTGCGCCTGCACGTGCTCGGCGGGCTCAATCAGGTTGCGCTGGCCTGGCTGGGCACCAACCTGTGGTGGATGCGACGCTGGATTCGTCCGCTCCTCGACATCCACGTTCCCGAGGGGCTGTCTCCTCACCAATGGTGGCTGGTGATCGCCAATCACCGCAGCTGGACCGATATCTTCGTGCTGCAGATGGCGCTGCATCGGCGGATTCCCATGCCGCGCTTCTTCATCAAGCGCGAGCTGATCTGGGTGCCGATCGTCGGCATCGCCTTCTGGGCACTGGAATTCCCCTTCATGCGCCGCTACAAGCGCCACCAGCTGGCCCGCAACCCGGCTCTGGCCGAACGAGACCGGCGGGCTACCAAGCGGCTCTGCGAACACGCCCAGCAGATGCCGGTGGCCATCTACAACTTCGTCGAAGGCACGCGCTTCACGTCCGCCAAGCAACGCGCGCAGGATAGCCCCTATCGCCACCTGCTGCGCCCCAAGGCCGGCGGTAGCGCCCAGGTCATCAACCTGCTAGGTACGCGACTCAACGGGGTCCTCGACGTGACCCTGAGCTATGCCCGGAAGCGCCCCAACTTCTGGGACTTTCTCTGCGGTCGCGAAGGACCGATGACGCTTTACGCCCGTCATATCGAGTTGCCGACATGGATGCTCGGTGGCGATTACCATCAGGACCCGCACTACAAGGAACGCTTTCAGCAATGGCTCAACGCTCTGTGGCAGGAAAAGGACGCCAGACTCGACTCGCTGCGCTGA
- a CDS encoding acetate/propionate family kinase, whose translation MSSPILTINAGSSSLKFALYDQGRQRLRGLVERIHEAPRLSLHEEAAGTEGFTVEGTGHAAVAHALLDWLEGHVGQASFAAVGHRVVHGGRTHDQARRVDAALLDELDELVPLAPLHQPQALAIIRQIHEHWPDLPQVACFDTAFHRTQPWLNQCYALPRQLTDEGIQRYGFHGLSYAHVARQLPDLLGERAQGRVLVAHLGHGCSMCAIRDGRSLATSMGFTALEGLMMGRRAGSLDPGVVLYLLQGKRWNAEQIERMLYHDSGLYGVSGGISDDMRDLLDSPDAQAQEAVALFVRRAVREAGALIALLGGLDALVFTAGIGEKAAAVRRAICAELGWLGIALDDTANAHHARRLDTGRGPRVCVVTADEEAEIHHSVSECLAIAGD comes from the coding sequence ATGAGCAGCCCGATCCTGACCATCAACGCCGGGTCGTCGTCGCTCAAGTTCGCGCTCTACGACCAGGGACGGCAGCGGCTTCGCGGGCTCGTCGAGCGTATTCACGAGGCGCCACGCCTCAGCCTTCACGAGGAGGCTGCCGGAACCGAGGGATTCACGGTCGAAGGCACCGGCCACGCCGCAGTCGCGCATGCCCTGCTGGATTGGCTGGAGGGCCACGTCGGCCAGGCGTCGTTCGCCGCCGTCGGCCATCGCGTCGTACATGGCGGTCGCACCCATGACCAGGCCCGGCGCGTCGACGCTGCCCTGCTGGACGAGCTCGACGAGCTGGTCCCGCTGGCTCCATTGCATCAGCCACAGGCACTGGCGATTATCCGGCAGATCCACGAACACTGGCCGGATCTGCCTCAGGTCGCCTGCTTCGATACCGCTTTCCATCGCACACAGCCATGGCTCAATCAGTGCTACGCGCTACCGCGCCAGCTGACCGACGAAGGCATCCAGCGCTATGGCTTTCACGGCCTGTCCTATGCGCATGTCGCCCGCCAGCTACCCGACCTGCTGGGCGAGCGGGCCCAGGGTCGTGTGCTGGTCGCCCATCTCGGCCACGGTTGCAGCATGTGCGCGATTCGCGATGGTCGGAGCCTAGCCACTTCGATGGGTTTCACGGCGCTCGAGGGTCTGATGATGGGACGTCGCGCCGGCAGCCTCGACCCCGGCGTGGTGCTCTACCTGCTACAGGGCAAGAGATGGAATGCCGAGCAAATCGAGCGGATGCTTTATCACGATAGCGGCCTCTACGGCGTCTCGGGCGGGATTTCCGACGACATGCGCGATCTGCTCGACAGTCCGGATGCACAGGCCCAGGAGGCGGTCGCCCTGTTCGTGCGTCGCGCAGTCCGTGAAGCGGGGGCGCTGATCGCGCTGCTCGGCGGACTCGATGCCCTCGTCTTCACGGCAGGCATCGGCGAAAAAGCCGCGGCGGTCCGGCGCGCCATCTGTGCCGAGCTAGGCTGGCTGGGCATCGCGCTCGACGATACCGCCAACGCCCATCACGCCCGGCGCCTGGATACCGGGCGCGGGCCGCGGGTCTGCGTGGTGACGGCCGACGAGGAAGCCGAGATCCACCACTCGGTCAGCGAGTGCCTGGCCATTGCCGGCGACTGA
- a CDS encoding DUF1338 family protein → MQCEEFLQQLWLDYVHLHPDLGSLDFKPSPKNAEYLVIVTLNHGPFSAEALLPTLRHFGYRCAGQYAMADRGVLITLLSPATPGPWLVLGELQPGTLTREPRRQLEALVNQAQHCDTRGQNLLCRGRPWPMPDWTTYQQLRQAHPLAAWLAALGPRLHHAGFDCDSLGHPLEALDQRLQQAGLIRSSDRQSGVFPVSALLDYRFYPACTRRLAFADGDEHRIALGGIAMVQKRLSNNHERAAELLLPEHTRCAIA, encoded by the coding sequence ATGCAATGCGAAGAATTCCTGCAGCAATTATGGCTGGATTACGTTCACTTGCACCCCGATCTGGGGTCGCTGGATTTCAAGCCATCGCCGAAAAACGCCGAATATCTGGTCATCGTCACCCTCAACCACGGTCCGTTCAGCGCCGAAGCCTTGCTGCCGACGCTCCGGCACTTCGGCTACCGCTGCGCCGGGCAGTACGCGATGGCCGATCGTGGCGTGCTGATAACGCTGCTCTCGCCCGCCACTCCCGGGCCGTGGCTGGTGCTCGGCGAACTCCAGCCCGGCACCCTGACGCGTGAACCGCGTCGGCAACTGGAAGCACTGGTCAACCAGGCGCAGCATTGCGATACCCGCGGTCAGAACCTGCTGTGCCGCGGCCGCCCTTGGCCGATGCCCGACTGGACGACGTATCAACAGTTGCGCCAGGCCCACCCGCTGGCCGCCTGGCTGGCGGCGCTGGGCCCACGGCTGCACCATGCCGGCTTCGATTGCGACAGCCTCGGCCATCCCCTCGAGGCGCTCGACCAGCGATTGCAACAGGCGGGCCTGATCCGCTCCAGCGATCGTCAATCAGGGGTCTTCCCGGTGTCGGCATTGCTCGATTATCGCTTCTATCCCGCCTGCACCCGTCGCCTGGCCTTCGCCGACGGCGACGAACATCGCATCGCGCTGGGCGGCATCGCCATGGTCCAGAAGCGCCTGAGCAACAACCATGAGCGTGCCGCCGAATTGCTGCTGCCCGAACATACCCGCTGTGCGATCGCCTGA
- a CDS encoding acetoacetate--CoA ligase, whose product MTTPLWQPSQASLEATQMHALMQRINREHGQSLADYADLHAWSIDNLEHFWPLVWELGGVIAEQRGDSVLARPDAMPGARWFPEARLNFAENLLRRRDAKPALIACDERGRRRELSHGQLYERVARLSQALRDSGVTPGDRVAGFVPNSEHAIIGMLATASIGAVWSSCSPDFGFNGVLDRFGQIQPKVLIATDGYTWNGKSIDTRDRLARISQAIDSLNQVVVFPFLHDEPDIGDIDKAVAWDDYLDNSAREIAFEAQPFDHPLYILYSSGTTGAPKCIVHSAGGSLLQHLKEQRLHTDLDGDDVLFYYTTCGWMMWNWLVSGLACEATLVLFDGSPFAPNPQVLWEIAARERISVFGTSAKYIAACEKQGLAPGQDHDLSALRAVLSTGSALAHESFDYVYRDIKRELLLASISGGTDIVSCFALGCPIRPVYRGQLQCRGLGMAVDVFDDDGNPLRGEKGELVCTRPFPSMPVGFWNDPDGERYREAYFSTFPGIWAHGDYAEITAEDGLIIHGRSDAVLNPGGVRIGTAEIYRQVEKVEGVLESLCIGQEWQDDVRVILFVRLKEGVTLDDALRDEIKRTIRANTTPRHVPARIIQVADIPRTLSGKIVELAVRNVVHGRPVKNQDALANPEALTLYKDLPELQH is encoded by the coding sequence ATGACCACGCCACTCTGGCAGCCTTCCCAGGCGAGCCTCGAAGCCACCCAGATGCATGCGCTGATGCAGCGCATCAACCGCGAGCATGGTCAATCCCTCGCCGATTACGCCGACCTGCATGCGTGGAGCATCGACAACCTCGAGCACTTCTGGCCGCTGGTCTGGGAACTGGGCGGGGTGATCGCCGAGCAGCGCGGCGACAGCGTGCTGGCACGCCCCGATGCCATGCCCGGTGCGCGCTGGTTTCCCGAAGCACGACTCAACTTCGCCGAGAACCTGCTGCGCCGACGCGACGCCAAGCCGGCGTTGATCGCCTGCGACGAGCGCGGCCGCCGCCGCGAGCTGAGCCATGGCCAGCTCTACGAGCGGGTCGCCAGGCTCAGCCAGGCGCTGCGTGACAGCGGCGTCACTCCCGGCGATCGCGTCGCCGGTTTCGTGCCCAACAGCGAGCACGCGATCATCGGCATGCTCGCCACGGCCAGCATCGGTGCGGTGTGGTCGTCCTGCTCGCCGGATTTCGGCTTCAATGGCGTACTCGACCGCTTCGGCCAGATCCAGCCCAAGGTGCTGATCGCCACCGATGGCTACACCTGGAACGGCAAGTCGATCGATACCCGCGATCGCCTCGCCCGGATCAGCCAGGCGATCGATTCGCTCAACCAGGTCGTGGTGTTTCCCTTCCTCCACGACGAACCCGACATCGGGGATATCGACAAGGCCGTCGCCTGGGACGATTATCTCGACAATTCGGCCCGCGAGATCGCCTTCGAGGCGCAACCCTTCGACCACCCGCTGTACATCCTCTACTCCTCCGGCACCACCGGCGCGCCCAAGTGCATCGTCCATTCCGCCGGTGGCAGCCTGCTCCAGCATCTCAAGGAGCAACGCCTGCATACCGACCTCGATGGCGACGACGTGCTGTTCTACTACACCACCTGCGGCTGGATGATGTGGAACTGGCTGGTCTCGGGCCTGGCCTGCGAGGCGACCCTGGTGCTGTTCGACGGCTCCCCGTTCGCGCCGAACCCGCAGGTGCTCTGGGAGATCGCCGCGCGCGAGCGCATCAGCGTGTTCGGCACCAGCGCCAAGTACATCGCCGCCTGCGAGAAGCAGGGCCTGGCGCCCGGGCAGGACCACGACCTGTCGGCGCTGCGCGCGGTGCTCTCCACCGGCTCGGCGCTGGCCCACGAATCGTTCGACTACGTCTACCGCGACATCAAGCGCGAGCTGCTGCTGGCCTCGATCTCCGGCGGCACCGACATCGTCTCGTGCTTCGCGCTGGGCTGTCCGATCCGCCCGGTCTACCGCGGCCAGTTGCAGTGCCGCGGGCTGGGCATGGCGGTCGACGTATTCGATGACGACGGCAATCCGCTGCGCGGCGAGAAAGGCGAGCTGGTGTGCACCCGGCCCTTTCCGTCGATGCCGGTGGGCTTCTGGAACGACCCCGACGGCGAGCGCTACCGCGAGGCGTACTTCTCGACCTTCCCGGGCATCTGGGCGCACGGCGACTACGCCGAGATCACCGCCGAGGACGGCCTGATCATCCATGGCCGCTCCGATGCGGTACTCAATCCCGGCGGCGTGCGCATCGGCACCGCCGAGATCTACCGCCAGGTGGAAAAGGTCGAGGGCGTGCTGGAATCGTTGTGCATCGGCCAGGAATGGCAGGATGACGTGCGCGTGATCCTGTTCGTGCGGCTGAAGGAAGGCGTCACCCTCGACGACGCACTGCGCGACGAGATCAAGCGCACCATCCGCGCCAATACCACACCGCGGCACGTGCCGGCGCGCATCATCCAGGTCGCCGACATTCCCCGCACGCTGTCGGGCAAGATCGTCGAGCTTGCGGTGCGCAATGTCGTGCATGGTCGACCGGTCAAGAATCAGGACGCGCTGGCCAACCCCGAGGCGCTGACGCTGTATAAGGACTTGCCCGAGCTGCAGCACTGA
- a CDS encoding phosphatase PAP2 family protein, with translation MENRTLQAFERLDLLEWQTCHRLAGYSRHWPLLLTMRIASRLGDWPIWAVLIASQALLHGIRGWWLTLQFALTAGVAALIYRLVKTRLCRERPFITFKQIACTMPPMDRYSFPSGHTMHAVAFTTLTADSAPWLLAVIAPLAVLIAMSRVVLGLHYLSDVAAGALLGYLIAETSLWLWPATPL, from the coding sequence ATGGAAAACCGTACTCTGCAGGCATTTGAACGACTCGATCTGCTCGAATGGCAGACTTGCCACCGCCTGGCCGGCTATAGCCGCCACTGGCCGCTGCTGCTGACGATGCGCATCGCCAGCCGACTGGGCGACTGGCCGATCTGGGCCGTGCTGATCGCCTCTCAGGCGCTGCTCCACGGTATCCGCGGTTGGTGGCTAACCCTGCAATTCGCGCTGACCGCCGGCGTCGCGGCGCTGATCTATCGGCTGGTCAAGACCCGGCTGTGTCGCGAAAGACCGTTTATCACCTTCAAGCAGATCGCCTGCACCATGCCGCCGATGGATAGATACAGCTTCCCCAGCGGGCATACCATGCACGCGGTGGCGTTCACCACGCTGACCGCCGATAGCGCGCCCTGGCTACTCGCGGTGATCGCGCCCTTGGCGGTGCTGATCGCAATGTCGCGGGTGGTGCTGGGGTTGCACTATCTCAGCGATGTCGCGGCCGGCGCCCTGCTCGGCTACCTGATCGCCGAGACCAGCCTGTGGCTGTGGCCGGCGACGCCTCTGTAG